The proteins below are encoded in one region of Bacillus vallismortis:
- the thiL gene encoding thiamine-phosphate kinase, which produces MDEFDLIHSITPRTTHHSSVDVGIGDDAALYTAKHGVQEIVCVDTMVEGVHFKLHYSSPEDIGYKALAVNISDIAAMGGIPKFYLVSLAVPSKWTESEIKAMYEGMNELAKLYHMDLIGGDTVSTSDKLVVTVTVIGEVEKGQACLRSLARPNDVVFVTGEIGSSAAGLSLLSEETDPQNAVIEASYFINRHKRPQPRVNIGRLCSNVQRAALNDISDGLASELHEIAEASCVSIEIDERMLPVHSDLPKLHPHWKEWALFGGEDFELTGTVSKGEWELLKQECETRQLPITKIGHVIEKTESNVILKTDKTSVILEKKGYNHFK; this is translated from the coding sequence ATGGATGAATTTGATTTAATACATAGCATTACTCCGCGGACCACTCACCACTCTTCCGTTGATGTAGGAATTGGTGATGATGCAGCGCTCTACACTGCGAAACATGGCGTTCAGGAAATTGTTTGTGTTGATACTATGGTAGAAGGCGTGCATTTCAAATTACACTATTCCTCACCTGAAGATATCGGGTATAAGGCATTAGCCGTTAATATAAGTGATATTGCCGCGATGGGAGGCATTCCTAAATTTTATTTGGTATCACTTGCGGTACCTTCAAAATGGACGGAATCTGAAATCAAGGCAATGTATGAAGGAATGAATGAACTGGCGAAACTATATCATATGGATCTGATTGGCGGCGATACAGTCTCTACCTCTGACAAATTAGTTGTTACAGTCACTGTAATCGGGGAAGTTGAAAAGGGACAGGCATGTTTGCGTAGCTTGGCAAGACCCAACGATGTTGTGTTTGTAACCGGTGAAATCGGTTCTTCTGCAGCGGGACTTTCTTTGTTGTCAGAAGAGACTGATCCCCAAAACGCAGTGATTGAAGCCAGTTACTTTATCAACAGGCATAAACGGCCTCAGCCGAGAGTAAACATCGGCAGATTATGCTCGAATGTTCAGCGTGCGGCTTTAAATGATATCAGTGACGGATTAGCTAGCGAATTACATGAGATTGCGGAAGCCAGCTGTGTTTCAATTGAAATTGATGAACGTATGCTTCCAGTCCATTCTGACTTGCCTAAGCTCCATCCTCACTGGAAAGAATGGGCTTTATTTGGCGGGGAGGATTTTGAGCTGACAGGAACGGTTTCAAAGGGGGAATGGGAATTGTTGAAGCAAGAGTGTGAAACACGTCAACTGCCCATTACAAAGATTGGTCATGTCATAGAAAAAACTGAATCCAATGTGATCCTAAAAACAGATAAAACATCAGTGATCTTAGAAAAAAAAGGATATAATCATTTTAAATAA